Proteins encoded within one genomic window of Rhinoderma darwinii isolate aRhiDar2 chromosome 5, aRhiDar2.hap1, whole genome shotgun sequence:
- the PPP1R3G gene encoding protein phosphatase 1 regulatory subunit 3G: protein MPQMEMQSLRLLGELPAEENAAAYEPSPPQRVGGEAERPPGPPHDWTATMNDHDWEEEQAPGSALEAFTVQCQEQAALHGAAPECSDLLEQESNPGELLRKLSALHLAEQEEPSIQEQRCSEGRRMTPSMRNHVDAKLHFPDSRYPEPLSTEESPRRRARSLPWNSIPEADIEEDDDSLMCCCKLKKKVQFADSLGLCLASIKHFLPSDEPLVPQAVLARLQSYPPTVAVPRHELNLLEERCISECPLSAELLARLDELRVCLEQVSASPWGVNGYVLVKDPGENDQVKIRYTFNQWLSFLDCPASAAQQSPAVCSAPGTRRFHFSLCYPPSTSLIHFAICFSTGHGQEIWDNNQGANYTVSCQRNMLPEVQPSSLEQEESEGPRLW, encoded by the coding sequence atgCCCCAAATGGAGATGCAGAGTCTGCGCCTGCTGGGTGAGCTACCCGCTGAGGAGAACGCTGCTGCGTATGAGCCGAGTCCTCCGCAACGAGTCGGCGGTGAAGCTGAGCGCCCACCGGGTCCGCCTCATGACTGGACTGCTACTATGAACGACCATGACTGGGAGGAGGAACAAGCCCCGGGAAGTGCACTGGAAGCGTTCACAGTGCAGTGCCAGGAGCAAGCAGCACTGCACGGCGCAGCACCTGAGTGTAGCGACCTGCTGGAGCAGGAATCTAACCCGGGAGAACTGCTGAGGAAACTGAGCGCCTTGCACCTGGCTGAGCAAGAAGAGCCGTCCATACAGGAGCAAAGGTGTAGTGAAGGTAGAAGGATGACACCGTCCATGCGCAATCACGTAGATGCCAAGCTGCACTTTCCTGATTCCAGGTACCCAGAGCCCCTGAGCACAGAAGAGTCTCCCCGCAGGAGGGCACGGTCCCTGCCATGGAACTCTATCCCGGAGGCTGATATTGAGGAGGACGACGACTCTCTCATGTGTTGCTGCAAGTTAAAGAAGAAGGTGCAGTTTGCGGATTCGCTTGGCTTATGCCTCGCCAGTATCAAACACTTTCTGCCCTCTGATGAGCCCCTGGTACCCCAGGCTGTATTAGCCCGGCTGCAGAGTTACCCCCCAACCGTGGCTGTGCCAAGGCACGAGCTTAATTTGCTCGAGGAAAGGTGTATTTCAGAGTGCCCCCTCTCTGCAGAGCTGCTGGCAAGGCTGGATGAGCTGAGGGTGTGTCTGGAGCAGGTGTCTGCCTCCCCTTGGGGGGTAAACGGCTATGTCTTGGTGAAGGACCCAGGAGAGAATGACCAGGTTAAAATTCGATACACTTTCAATCAGTGGCTGTCTTTCTTGGACTGCCCAGCATCTGCTGCCCAGCAAAGTCCTGCTGTGTGCTCTGCCCCTGGCACTCGACGCTTCCACTTTAGTCTGTGTTACCCACCCTCTACCTCTCTCATACACTTTGCCATATGCTTCTCTACAGGCCATGGGCAAGAAATCTGGGACAACAACCAGGGGGCGAACTACACGGTGAGCTGTCAGCGGAACATGTTGCCGGAAGTCCAGCCTTCAAGTTTAGAGCAGGAGGAGAGTGAGGGTCCCCGGCTTTGGTAG